Below is a window of Caldilineales bacterium DNA.
TGAGCACGCGCTCCCCCATGCTCCTGGCCCCGGCCATGGAGACGAACATGTGGGAGCACCCGGCCACGCAGGCCAATGTCGAAACCCTGAAGAGCCGCGGGGCCTACTTCATCGGCCCGGAAGCAGGGCGGTTGGCCTCGGGCGGGGTGGGGGTGGGGCGGATGTCCGAGCCGGAGACCATCGTCGAGCACGCCCGCATGGTCTTGGGGCGCAAGGGGCCGCTTTCGGGCCTGCGCATCACCATCTCGTCCGGCGGCACCCGCGAATGGGTCGACCCGGTGCGGTTCATGGGCAATCGCTCCAGCGGCAAAATGGGCGTGGCCCTGGCGCGGGTGGCGCGGGATTTGGGCGCCCATGTCAATCTCATCTACGGCTCGATGTCGGTCGCGCCACCCCTGGGCATCCACCTGTGGCCGGCCATACGCGCCCAAGACATGCTGGAAACCACCCTCGCCCTGCTGCCCGAGACCGATGTCCTCATCAGCGCCGCCGCCATCGCCGATTTCCGCCCCGCCATCACCCACGACACCAAACTGAAGAAGGAATCGGGCAGCGAGATCCACCTGGAACGCACCGAGGATGTGCTCAAGCATGTGGCCGCCAGGCGGGCCGAGATCGCCATGCCGCGGCTGGTGGTGGGCTTTGCCGCCGAAACCTCGGACCTGGTGCTCAACGCCCGCAGCAAGATGGAGCGCAAAAACCTGGAAATGATCGTGCTCAACGATGTCACCGCCGCCGACGCCGGCTTCGAGGTGGACACCAACCGCATCACCATCCTGACCCGAGATGGCGGCGTCGAGTCGCTGCCGTTGATGGACAAAGAAGCCGTCGCCTACCACATCCTGCACCGCGTGCGCGGTCTGCTCGGCGCCCAGAGCATCGGCTGGTCGCCGGGCATTGGTAGCGTCCTTCCCTGACATGGTGACATGGTGACGCAGCGAGACCTCCCTACTCCCTCCTCCTTACTTCCTACTCCTTACTCCCCCAAATGCCCTCCCCCTTCAACATCCTCTACCTCAGCGCCGAGATGTCGCCCTATGCCAGCACTGGCGGGCTGGCCCAGGTGGCGGCGGCCTTGCCGCGGGCCGTGCGGCGCCTGGGCGACGATGTGCGCGTCATCTTGCCTCGCTACGGACTCATCGACCCCCAGCGCCAGGGTCTGCGCCCGATTTTCGCGGCCATGGAGGCGCCGTTCGACCATGAGGATGAGCAGATGGGGCTATGGCAGGCGCCTGATCCCAACCTGCCCATCTATTTCATCGAGCACGACCGCTTCTTTGGCAGTCGGCACGGCATCTACTCCTTCCCCGATGACGCCGAACGCTTCATCTTCTACAGCCGCGCCAGCCTGGAAGCCTGCCGCCGGCTGGAGTGGCGACCGCACGTCATCCACTGCAACGACTGGCACACGGCCATCATCGCCAACTGGTTGCGTACGATCCTGGCCGACGATCCATTCTTTGCCGAAACCGCCGTCGTCTACAACATCCACAATCTGGCCTACCAGGGCATCTTCGGCCACCGTGTGCTCGAGACCGCCGGCATCGCCAGCTACGGCTTCATCGCCCACCCCGACGTCTCGGCCGGCCTGAACGAGGTCGTCAGCCTGATGGCGCGCGGCATCATCTTCGCCGATATGATCGTCGCCGTCAGCCCCACCTACGCCCACGAAATCCAGACCCCGCGCTTTGGCGAGGGCCTGGACCCGTTGTTGCGCGACCGCAAGAACCGGCTGGCCGGCATCCTCAACGGCATCGACTACGAAAGCTACGACCCTTGTCGCGACCCGAACATCGTGGCCTGCTACGATGCCGAAAACACTGGCCCTCGCCGCCTGTGCAAGGCGGCTTTGCAGGCTGAGGCCGGGCTGCCGCAATCACCATCGACGCCCCTGATCTGCCTCACCTCGCGGCTGACCGACCAGAAGGGCTACGACATCCTTGCCAGCATCATCGAGCCGCTCCTGTCACACGTCGATGCACAGTGGGTGATCATGGGCACGGGCGAACAACGCTACCATGACTTTCTGACCGACTTGCAGCGACGGCATCCCGAACGTATGGCCGTCTTCCTCACCTGGGATGCGGGCTTGCGGCGGCGCCTCTTCGCCGGCTCTGATATCTTCCTCATGCCCTCGCGCCACGAGCCGTGCGGCCTCGACCAGATGCTGGCCATGCACTACGGCGCCTTGCCGGTGGTGCATGCCACGGGCGGGCTGGCCGACACCGTCATCGATCACCGCCCGCCGGTGGTGGGCACAGGCTTCACCTTCGATAGCTATGACGGCATGGCGCTGTTCGGGACAGTGGTGCGCGCGGTCGAGGTCTATGGCTATCCCGAGCTGTGGGCAGCCATCCAGCGCCACGCCATGCAGCAGGATTTCTCCTGGACCCAACCTGCGCACGCCTACCACGACCTGTATCGCCGCGCCCGCTCGCTCAAGCTGACGGGGATGCCAGCGTAGGGGGGGCAGCAGGGCCGGCTTCACCGTCTTCCGCGGGCTCAGTGCACCAACGGCAGGTACAGGCCCTCGTGCGGGCCCTCCGTTGGGGCCAGGCTGCCGGCCGGCGGCAGCACGAACAGGGTGATCGAGCGGGCCGGGAAGCTGGCGCTGAATCCCCCTGAGACCACAGGCTGATCGGCCGGTCGCTGGATGGCGTTCAGATTGGCGGGGCTATAGCGGTAGACGGCGGCGAGGCCGGCGACAGGCTGGTTGGCGATGGTCAGGCCGGCCGTTTGCGCCGAACCCGTCTTGTTGATGACGACCAAAGTCAGGGCGCCGTCGGCGCTCCGTTGGGCGGCGTAGATCGCCAGCTTGGCCTGGTTGCTGCTTGCGGCCTGCACGCTGACCTCGCCGAACTTGCCATGCTGCCCGTCGTAGTTGCGATACATGCGGAAGGCAAAGGCGCCGGGGCCGGACGAAGTGAAGTTGCCGCCGTCGCCGTAGGGTGTATCGAACAGCGTCGCCAGATCCAACCCCTCGCGCCCGAAGATGCCCAGGATGTCGGCCTGGGCCAGGGCGCCGTTGATGTGGTCGAGCGCGCCCCAGTTGTACTCGGTGATCGCCAGCTTCGTGCCGGGATAGTTCTGGGCCACCCATTCGCGCATGCGCGGGATCAGCCGCACGATGCCGCCGTCCGGCCCTGCCTGGGCGATCCAGCTTTCATCGACATAGGTGGGGTCCCAGAGGGCGCGAGTCGAGCGCAGCCGCAGGGCTTGCAGGCTGGAGTCGCCGGCATCGCGCAGGGTGACGCCGTTCTGGGGATAGAAATGGAGGTCGAAGTAGTCCAGCAGGCGGACGCCGTGCTGCTGCTCGTAGGCGGCCATCTGCTGCAAATACCAGGGCGCGAAGGGCGTGCCGCCGTGGGCGTTGCGATCGTCGGGCGTGACCCAATCCTGGCGTTGACCATCCCACGAGCCGTACCAATAGTAGGTCCAGCCCATCACCACCGGGCCAAGCGTGCGGGCGGCGGGGTCGGCGGTCTTGATGGCGGCGGCGTAGCGCCAGGTGAGGTCGCGGAACTCGTCGTATTTCCAGGCGATGGGGTAGACATCGCGATGGGTGTCGAACCAGATGTCGGGTTCGTTGTCCAGACTGTAATACTTCACCCCACCGTTGGCGGCGCTCCCATGCGTCTGCTTGAGATGGCCGATCCAGTTGGTGGCGAAGGGTGTATCGATGGCGAGGCTGGTGTCGTGTGGGTCGTTGCCCTGGAAGTAGACCGGGCTGCCGTTCTGGTAGGCGGTGATGCCGCTGCCGCAGTGCGAGCGGTTGGGGTCGGCGGGGTCGGTGGCGGGTAGGCCGTTGGGGAAGGGTTGCGGGGTGTAGTTATAGATGCGGGTGTCGAAGCTGCACTGGTAGGTGGCGCTGTTGCCCGCTTGGCCGGGATTGCGGGCCACCCAACCGATCATGGGGATGGTGATGATGCTGTCGGCGCCGATGCGTTTGCTTTGGGCCACGAACTCGTCGGCAGAGAGGTCGGCATACTCGTTTTCGTAGTACCAATCCGGGTTGCCGAACATGTCGTTTTGCCAGTTGTAGCGCGTGGTCGAGTTGCCGCCCCATCGACGCACCGGTAGGTCGATCTCGCGGGCAAAGGCTTCGTCGGGGGCGTAGTGGATGCCGTAGATGTCTTCGCTGATGGGGCGCCGGTTGGCGCTTGCGTCCACGGCCAGGGTCAGGCCGCTGCCGGGGGTGGGGGTAGGCGTGGCGGTGGGCGTGGCGGTGGCGCTGCGGGTGGGAGTTCGGGTGGGCGTGGCCCCGCGGGTGGGGGTGCGAGTGGGCGTCGCCGTCGAACCGCTCACCGTGATCAGGGCGATGTCATCCAGGTAATAGGCGGGTTGCGCGCCGCCGGTGGCATCCTGCCAGTAGATCTCGCCGACCGTAGCCGGGCTGCCCAGGCTGCTGAGCGGGGCTTTGATCACTTTCCAGGTGTTGGCGGGGGCGGTGACGGCGTAGGTCTGGGCGCCGGAGCCGTTGAGCACGACGGTGATGCGTTGGCCGCCCGTGGCGCCGCCGTGGATCCAGAAGCGCAGATGGGTGTAGCCGGCGGTGTCGATGGGGGTGTTGGCGTGGAAGTACAGCCCGCCCCAGGCGGCAGTGTGGGTCACGGCCAGGGAATTGGCCCCACCGTGGCGCGGGGTGGCGGCGACGGCGCGGGTGGTGTTCCACGACCAGTCTTGCCACCCGGCTGCCAGCGCGTCGGCATAGATGACCTTGTTGGCCGCGGTCTCGGGCGCCGGTGCAGCCGCAACCTGCCAGGCCGTGGGCAGGAGGACGGTCAGCACTGCCAGGAGGATGAGGAGGTGTCGGGGCGACGGTTTCATAGGCTTTGCTCTCCCAGGTTACGGAATCGGGGCTTCGATCAGGATGGCGTCCGTCATCGTCGCTTCGACGATGCTATGCATCGCTTGGAGGCGGCCACAATCTGGGCGCCGGCGTGGGGAGGGAGCGGCGAACGTCGAGCGGCGGCGGTTGCCCCCAGGTCGTGCAGCCTGACAATCAGGTACGCTAAACAAGCAGCAGGGCCGAAGTAAAACACAGGCGTTTGTGGGCGTCAACTCCTTCGCGGCCAAAACGCAGGGGCGAGAATTGCCAAACCGGGCCGAGGCTGCTATACTGTCCTTTGTCCAGGCCCTGGTAGCTCAGCGGATAGAGCGCTTCCCTGCGGAGGAAGAGGCCGAGCGTTCAAGTCGCTCCCAGGGTATTTACCAAGTGCGACGCACGGCAACCTACGGTTGCTCAGAGGTGCGTCGCACTTTTTTTGACCCACCGCCGCCTCATGCTATACTGCCCTCTGTTCCATCAAGAGTGACTGAGGGTAACGGCCCTGGGAAGTCCGGCAACCTGCTGCACGAACAAGTTCAGCAAGGTGCCAATTCCGGCTGGCGAGTCGCATCGCCTGGCAAGATGGAACGGAGGGGGAGCGATCCCCCTGGCCGCCCCTCGCATCGAGGGGCTTTTTTATGCCCCGCAAGCCTCCCTTCCTTCGCCCCAGGAGTCCCGTGCGAGCGCAATCCTACCTCCGACAGATCGGCGTCTACGGCTACGACCAAGTCGAAGCCATTGTGCTGGCGGCGCTGATCACCGAAGACCCGCTGCTGCTGATCGGCAAGAGCGGTACCGGCAA
It encodes the following:
- the coaBC gene encoding bifunctional phosphopantothenoylcysteine decarboxylase/phosphopantothenate--cysteine ligase CoaBC, coding for MNILADKNILLGVTGGIAVYKAVDLCSKLVQAGAAVQVLMSPTAQKFVSDLTFGAISGRKPVTDLFQLYQGAKIGHVTLAHDADLFLVAPLTAHTLAHLAQGMADGVITATALSTRSPMLLAPAMETNMWEHPATQANVETLKSRGAYFIGPEAGRLASGGVGVGRMSEPETIVEHARMVLGRKGPLSGLRITISSGGTREWVDPVRFMGNRSSGKMGVALARVARDLGAHVNLIYGSMSVAPPLGIHLWPAIRAQDMLETTLALLPETDVLISAAAIADFRPAITHDTKLKKESGSEIHLERTEDVLKHVAARRAEIAMPRLVVGFAAETSDLVLNARSKMERKNLEMIVLNDVTAADAGFEVDTNRITILTRDGGVESLPLMDKEAVAYHILHRVRGLLGAQSIGWSPGIGSVLP
- a CDS encoding glycogen synthase, whose protein sequence is MPSPFNILYLSAEMSPYASTGGLAQVAAALPRAVRRLGDDVRVILPRYGLIDPQRQGLRPIFAAMEAPFDHEDEQMGLWQAPDPNLPIYFIEHDRFFGSRHGIYSFPDDAERFIFYSRASLEACRRLEWRPHVIHCNDWHTAIIANWLRTILADDPFFAETAVVYNIHNLAYQGIFGHRVLETAGIASYGFIAHPDVSAGLNEVVSLMARGIIFADMIVAVSPTYAHEIQTPRFGEGLDPLLRDRKNRLAGILNGIDYESYDPCRDPNIVACYDAENTGPRRLCKAALQAEAGLPQSPSTPLICLTSRLTDQKGYDILASIIEPLLSHVDAQWVIMGTGEQRYHDFLTDLQRRHPERMAVFLTWDAGLRRRLFAGSDIFLMPSRHEPCGLDQMLAMHYGALPVVHATGGLADTVIDHRPPVVGTGFTFDSYDGMALFGTVVRAVEVYGYPELWAAIQRHAMQQDFSWTQPAHAYHDLYRRARSLKLTGMPA
- a CDS encoding glycoside hydrolase family 44 protein; translated protein: MKPSPRHLLILLAVLTVLLPTAWQVAAAPAPETAANKVIYADALAAGWQDWSWNTTRAVAATPRHGGANSLAVTHTAAWGGLYFHANTPIDTAGYTHLRFWIHGGATGGQRITVVLNGSGAQTYAVTAPANTWKVIKAPLSSLGSPATVGEIYWQDATGGAQPAYYLDDIALITVSGSTATPTRTPTRGATPTRTPTRSATATPTATPTPTPGSGLTLAVDASANRRPISEDIYGIHYAPDEAFAREIDLPVRRWGGNSTTRYNWQNDMFGNPDWYYENEYADLSADEFVAQSKRIGADSIITIPMIGWVARNPGQAGNSATYQCSFDTRIYNYTPQPFPNGLPATDPADPNRSHCGSGITAYQNGSPVYFQGNDPHDTSLAIDTPFATNWIGHLKQTHGSAANGGVKYYSLDNEPDIWFDTHRDVYPIAWKYDEFRDLTWRYAAAIKTADPAARTLGPVVMGWTYYWYGSWDGQRQDWVTPDDRNAHGGTPFAPWYLQQMAAYEQQHGVRLLDYFDLHFYPQNGVTLRDAGDSSLQALRLRSTRALWDPTYVDESWIAQAGPDGGIVRLIPRMREWVAQNYPGTKLAITEYNWGALDHINGALAQADILGIFGREGLDLATLFDTPYGDGGNFTSSGPGAFAFRMYRNYDGQHGKFGEVSVQAASSNQAKLAIYAAQRSADGALTLVVINKTGSAQTAGLTIANQPVAGLAAVYRYSPANLNAIQRPADQPVVSGGFSASFPARSITLFVLPPAGSLAPTEGPHEGLYLPLVH